From one Lolium rigidum isolate FL_2022 chromosome 4, APGP_CSIRO_Lrig_0.1, whole genome shotgun sequence genomic stretch:
- the LOC124707879 gene encoding probable magnesium transporter NIPA4: MGGGDGARLGHWVVSYTGMSADNIKGLLLAVSSSLFIGASFIVKKKGLKKAGASGVRAGVGGYSYLLEPLWWIGMITMVVGEVANFAAYAFAPAILVTPLGALSIIISAVLARIILREKLHIFGVLGCILCVVGSTTIVLHAPQEREIESVAEVWDLATEPAFLLYAAVVLAAAFVLIFHFVPQYGQTHIMVYIGVCSLFGSLSVMSVKALGIALKLTFSGMNQLVYPQTWVFVLVVITCIVTQMNYLNKALDTFNTAVVSPIYYTMFTSLTILASVIMFKDWDRQNPTQIVTEMCGFVTILSGTFLLHKTKDMVDGLQPNLPIRIPKHAEEDAYGSEEIPLRSAADGIPLRSPRSTEGIPLRSAPDGIPLRSLRGTESLRSTG, from the exons ATGGGCGGAGGGGACGGGGCAAGGCTGGGGCACTGGGTGGTGTCCTACACGGGGATGTCGGCGGACAACATCAAGGGGCTGCTGCTCGCGGTCTCCTCCAGCCTCTTCATCGGGGCCAGCTTCATCGTCAAGAAGAAGGGGCTCAAGAAGGCCGGCGCCTCAGGCGTCCGCGCAG GTGTTGGTGGCTACTCTTACCTGCTTGAGCCACTGTGGTGGATAGGAATGATAACAA TGGTTGTTGGGGAAGTCGCCAACTTTGCAGCCTACGCTTTTGCTCCTGCCATCTTGGTCACTCCACTTGGCGCACTTAGCATAATTATTAG TGCTGTTCTGGCACGTATCATTTTGCGGGAGAAGTTACATATATTTGGTGTACTCGGGTGTATTCTGTGTGTTGTGGGTTCGACAACAATTGTGCTACATGCTCCTCAGGAACGTGAGATTGAGTCTGTGGCAGAAGTGTGGGATCTTGCTACTGAACCAG CATTTCTTCTTTATGCAGCCGTAGTGCTTGCAGCAGCTTTTGTGCTCATATTCCATTTTGTCCCGCAGTATGGTCAGACACATATTATGGTGTATATTGGCGTCTGTTCTCTTTTTGGGTCTTTATCG GTCATGAGTGTCAAAGCTCTTGGGATAGCGTTGAAGCTGACATTTTCAGGGATGAACCAGCTAGTTTATCCACAAACATGGGTGTTTGTACTTGTTGTAATTACATGCATTGTAACACAGATGAACTATCTGAACAAG gcccttgacaCATTCAATACTGCAGTTGTTTCGCCCATTTATTATACGATGTTTACATCGTTGACCATTTTGGCTAGTGTGATAATGTTCAAG GACTGGGATCGTCAAAATCCGACTCAGATTGTAACGGAAATGTGTGGTTTTGTTACTATCCTTTCTGGGACATTTCTTCTTCACAAGACGAAAGATATGGTAGATG GTCTCCAGCCCAACTTACCTATCCGGATTCCTAAACATGCGGAGGAGGATGCGTACGGGTCTGAAGAAATTCCTCTCAGGTCTGCTGCCGATGGCATTCCACTCAGGTCACCAAGAAGCACAGAAGGAATTCCTCTCAGGTCTGCTCCTGATGGCATTCCGCTCAGGTCACTGAGGGGCACAGAATCACTTCGCTCAACTGGATGA